In the Serinus canaria isolate serCan28SL12 chromosome 22, serCan2020, whole genome shotgun sequence genome, one interval contains:
- the LOC103822721 gene encoding cytosolic purine 5'-nucleotidase-like — translation MGSEGQRGPAAARGPGPGDPRALRRDCQHRIFVNRSLALEKIKCFGFDMDYTLAMYKSPDYEELAFALLLEHLVTIGYPPEILAYKYDPTFPTRGLVFDALYGNLLKVDSHGNLLVCAHGFRFLKGAEILHYYPNKFIQRDDMKRFHILNTLFNLTEAHLYACLVDFFTNCSRYVNCDTGYKHGNLFMSFRSMFQDVREAMDHVHLSGCLKEKTLENLEKYVVKDPRVPLLLSRMKEVGKVFLATNSDYTYTDAIMSYLFDFSNEVKADVPRRPWRSYFDLIVVDTRKPLFFAEGTVLRQVDTDTGKLRIGTYTGPLQHCAVYSGGSSDVVCDLLGVKGKDILYMGDHIFGDILKSKKRQGWRTFLVVPELARELQVWTEKSELFEELRSLDLFLAELYQHLDSGSSERPDISSIKRRIQKVTHEMDMCYGKMGSLFRCGSRQTLFANQLMRYADLYAASFINFLYYPFSYLFRAPPVLMAHESTVEHSHRDSGDASTALPPWLAQHGDPHPQVPQDSSEEEEDDGEA, via the exons ATGGGCAGCGAGGGCCAgcggggcccggcggcggcCCGGGGCCCGGGGCCGGGCGACCCCCGGGCCCTGCGGAGGGACTGCCAGCACCG GATCTTTGTCAACCGGAGCCTGGCGCTGGAGAAGATCAAGTGCTTTGGCTTTGACATGGACTACACCTTGGCCA TGTACAAGTCGCCTGACTATGAGGAGCTGGCCTTCGCTCTGTTGCTGGAGCACCTTGTCACCATCGGGTACCCTCCTGAGATCCTTGCCTACAAATATGACCCCACCTTCCCCACCCG GGGGCTGGTGTTCGATGCCCTGTACGGGAACCTGCTGAAGGTGGATTCCCATGGGAACCTGCTGGTCTGTGCCCATGGCTTCCGTTTCCTCAAGGG AGCCGAAATCCTCCACTATTACCCCAACAAGTTCATCCAGCGGGATGACATGAAACGCTTCCACATCCTCAACACCCTCTTCAACCTCACAG AGGCCCACCTTTATGCCTGTCTCGTGGACTTCTTCACCAACTGCTCCAGATATGTCAA CTGTGACACCGGCTACAAGCACGGGAACCTCTTCATGTCATTCCGCAGCATGTTCCAGGATGTGCGCGAGGCCATGGACCATGTCCACCTCTCT ggctgcctcaAGGAGAAGACACTGGAGAACCTGGAGAAATACGTGGTAAAGGAT CCCCGtgtgccactgctgctgagcCGCATGAAGGAGGTGGGGAAGGTCTTCCTGGCCACCAACAGTGACTACACCTACACTGAT GCCATCATGTCCTACCTGTTTGACTTCAGCAATGAGGTCAAG GCTGACGTCCCACGGCGGCCCTGGAGGTCCTATTTCGACCTGATTGTGGTGGACACCCGCAAGCCCCTCTTCTTTGCTGAGGGCACTGTCCTGCGCCAAGTGGACACG GACACGGGGAAGCTGCGCATTGGGACGTACACTGGccccctgcagcactgtgctgtgtaCTCCGGTG GCTCCTCAGATGTGGTGTGTGACCTCCTGGGTGTGAAGGGCAAGGACATCCTCTACATGGGGGACCACATCTTTGGGGACATCCTGAAATCCAAGAAGCGGCAGGGCTGGCGCACCTTCCTGGTGGTACCTGAGCTGGCCCGAGAGCTGCAAGTCTGGACAGAGAAGAgtg AGCTGTTTGAGGAGCTGCGGAGCCTGGATCTCTTCCTGGCCGAGCTGTACCA GCACTTGGACAGTGGCAGTAGTGAGCGCCCAGACATCAGCTCCATCAAGCGTCGGATCCAG aaAGTCACACATGAGATGGACATGTGCTATGGGAAGATGGGCAGCCTGTTCCGCTGTGGCTCACGTCAGACACTCTTTGCCAACCAGCTGATGCGCTATGCAGACCTCTACGCTGCCTCCTTCATCAACTTCCTCTATTACCCCTTCAGCTACCTCTTCCGGGCTCCCCCTGTCCTG ATGGCCCATGAGTCAACAGTGGAGCACTCTCACCGGGACTCAGGGGACGCCAGCACTGCCCTTCCTCCCTGGCTGGCTCAGCATGGTGACCCTCACCCGCAG GTCCCCCAGGACTCAagcgaggaggaggaagatgatggAGAAGCCTGA